One segment of Nostoc flagelliforme CCNUN1 DNA contains the following:
- a CDS encoding B12-binding domain-containing radical SAM protein, protein MTSSVFTSERLLFTPANPDTDAIPIIFAFPNEYSVGITSLGYQVVWATLAMRDDVQVSRLFTDTHEQLPRTPEIVGFSISWELDYVNILNLLESLEIPILATSRDDSHPIIFGGGPVLTANPEPFADFFDVILLGDGENLLGNFIEAYKEVRNASRQTQLKRLAQIPGIYVPSLYEVEYHSIDGAVKSIKPISPEIPAVVQKQTYRGNTLSASTVVTEKAAWENIYMVEVVRSCPEMCRFCLASYLTLPFRTASLESSLIPAIERGLEVTNRLGLLGASVTQHPEFETLLDYISQPKYDDVRLSIASVRTNTVTVKLAEILTKRDTRSLTIAVESGSEKIRQIINKKLHNDEIIQAAINAKAGGLKSLKLYGMAGIPGEETEDLEQTVAMMGNIKKAAPGLRLTYGCSTFVPKAHTPFQWFGVNRQAEKRLQFLQKQLKPQGIEFRPESYNWSIIQALLSRGDRRVSQLLQLTRDFGDSLGSYKRAFKQLKGQIPDLDFYVHAEWSTEQLLPWSHLQGPLPQSTLLKHLADAKSYINPTPKELQPALGGTR, encoded by the coding sequence GTGACATCATCTGTATTTACCTCTGAACGCCTCCTTTTCACCCCCGCCAACCCAGACACCGACGCTATCCCCATCATTTTTGCCTTTCCCAATGAGTACAGTGTAGGCATCACTAGCCTCGGCTATCAGGTAGTTTGGGCAACCTTGGCTATGCGTGATGATGTGCAGGTGAGTCGCCTGTTTACAGATACTCACGAACAACTCCCCAGAACCCCGGAAATTGTGGGATTTTCGATTTCCTGGGAACTGGATTATGTGAATATTTTAAATTTGCTGGAATCTTTAGAAATTCCTATTCTGGCAACTTCTCGTGATGATTCTCATCCGATAATTTTTGGTGGTGGGCCCGTTCTCACAGCGAATCCGGAACCTTTTGCAGATTTTTTTGATGTAATTTTGCTGGGGGATGGCGAAAACCTCTTGGGAAATTTCATTGAGGCGTACAAAGAAGTGAGAAATGCTTCTAGACAAACTCAACTCAAAAGACTTGCACAAATACCAGGAATTTATGTACCCAGTTTGTATGAAGTCGAATATCACAGCATAGATGGTGCAGTAAAGTCAATTAAACCAATTTCTCCCGAAATTCCCGCAGTGGTGCAAAAGCAAACTTACAGAGGAAATACTCTATCGGCATCAACTGTAGTCACCGAAAAAGCCGCATGGGAAAATATTTACATGGTGGAAGTGGTGAGAAGTTGTCCAGAAATGTGCCGTTTTTGTTTGGCGAGTTATCTCACGCTGCCTTTTAGAACAGCCAGTCTTGAAAGTTCATTAATTCCAGCCATTGAAAGAGGTTTAGAAGTCACAAATCGGCTAGGATTATTGGGGGCTTCAGTTACTCAACATCCAGAATTTGAGACTTTACTTGATTATATTAGTCAGCCAAAGTACGATGATGTCCGTCTCAGCATTGCCTCAGTACGAACCAATACCGTAACAGTCAAGTTAGCAGAAATTTTGACGAAACGAGACACGCGATCGCTTACTATTGCTGTAGAAAGTGGTTCTGAGAAAATCCGCCAAATCATCAACAAAAAGCTGCATAACGACGAAATTATCCAAGCGGCGATAAATGCCAAAGCTGGCGGATTAAAAAGCTTGAAACTCTACGGAATGGCAGGAATTCCTGGTGAAGAAACAGAGGATTTAGAACAAACCGTGGCGATGATGGGTAATATCAAAAAAGCTGCGCCGGGATTGCGGTTAACATACGGATGCAGCACCTTTGTACCCAAAGCACACACACCCTTTCAATGGTTTGGGGTGAATCGCCAAGCCGAAAAGCGTTTGCAGTTTTTGCAAAAACAGCTAAAACCACAGGGGATAGAATTTCGACCAGAAAGCTATAATTGGTCGATTATACAGGCTTTGTTATCGAGAGGCGATCGCAGAGTGTCCCAACTCCTGCAACTTACTCGTGACTTTGGCGACTCCTTGGGTAGCTACAAACGTGCTTTCAAACAACTCAAAGGACAAATCCCCGATTTAGATTTCTACGTCCACGCCGAATGGTCAACAGAACAACTATTACCCTGGAGCCACTTGCAAGGGCCTCTGCCACAGTCTACACTACTAAAGCATTTGGCTGATGCAAAGAGTTACATCAACCCAACTCCAAAGGAATTACAGCCAGCACTGGGAGGGACTCGGTAA
- a CDS encoding SRPBCC family protein gives MLHFKHSSVINAPPEVVWKFHERADILQLLNPPWQPVQVVRREGGLNVGAITEFRLFLGPLPLTWLARHTECEKYRLFTDEQISGPFESWVHRHEFEPEAGKTRLTDAISFSMPGGGTVEFVSGWLVQVQLEAMFRYRHYVTKRECESQ, from the coding sequence ATGCTGCACTTTAAACATTCCTCAGTAATTAATGCCCCACCAGAAGTAGTTTGGAAATTTCACGAAAGGGCAGATATTTTGCAACTGCTGAATCCACCTTGGCAGCCAGTCCAAGTGGTTCGTCGTGAGGGGGGACTGAACGTGGGCGCTATCACAGAATTTCGCCTGTTTCTCGGGCCATTACCCTTAACTTGGTTAGCTCGTCATACTGAATGTGAAAAATATCGCCTGTTTACCGACGAACAGATATCTGGCCCCTTTGAATCTTGGGTACATCGACATGAATTTGAACCGGAAGCTGGCAAAACTAGGCTGACTGATGCTATTTCCTTCTCTATGCCTGGCGGAGGAACAGTTGAATTTGTCAGTGGTTGGTTAGTACAAGTACAACTAGAAGCAATGTTTCGCTATCGCCACTATGTAACGAAACGAGAATGTGAGTCGCAATAG
- a CDS encoding RpnC/YadD family protein, which translates to MTRFIHELTPDNPFRKAALELLYNLQQNLQVTQNQDEEDRELLMRLAPLYQQDREQAIQEGEQRGLETGIQQGERLVVENLLKVRFGEIDNELQAIIEPLLALSPEEFTPLLLQLSREELINWFC; encoded by the coding sequence ATGACCAGATTTATTCACGAGCTTACTCCTGATAATCCTTTTCGAAAAGCAGCGTTAGAATTGCTGTACAACTTGCAACAAAACTTACAAGTCACTCAAAATCAAGACGAGGAAGATAGGGAATTACTTATGCGATTAGCACCACTTTACCAACAAGACCGAGAACAAGCGATACAAGAAGGTGAACAACGGGGACTCGAAACAGGAATTCAGCAGGGAGAACGCTTAGTGGTGGAAAACTTGCTCAAAGTTCGCTTTGGTGAAATAGATAATGAGCTTCAAGCAATTATTGAACCTTTATTAGCGTTATCACCAGAAGAATTTACGCCTTTACTATTGCAGTTATCCCGTGAAGAATTAATTAATTGGTTTTGCTAG
- a CDS encoding FAD-dependent oxidoreductase: protein MQQKLQPIFKDLVLIGGGHSHAIALKMFGRKPLPGVSLTLITAAKNTAYSGMLPGHIAGFYSHDECHIDLRPLANFAQAQLYIDRVVALDLENHKVLCANGLVVDFDVLSIDIGSTPATVSVSGAAEYAIAAKPVSQLLEHWYELIEAVGENPQEPIRIAIVGGGAGGVELALSMQSHLHRILLQTQQAIQNLEVHLFQRGTELMPNYHSSVRHQIQQILTARGIKLHLGETVCKVAPTPHRETKEIFEIKCESGLTVECNKIFWVTQASAPEWLKSAGLETDEQGFILVEDTLQSQTHPQVFAAGDIATMVNHPRPKAGVFAVRQGKPLFENLQRILLGKSLKPYRPQKQYLSLIGTGDERAIATRGIITLPPHKLLWRYKDWIDRRFMERFHFEKKSDIMSV from the coding sequence ATGCAGCAAAAATTACAGCCTATATTTAAAGACTTAGTACTGATTGGTGGCGGTCACAGCCATGCAATTGCCCTGAAAATGTTTGGGAGAAAGCCTTTACCTGGTGTCAGTTTGACGTTGATTACCGCAGCCAAAAATACAGCCTACTCTGGAATGTTACCAGGACACATTGCTGGATTTTATAGCCACGATGAATGTCATATTGATTTGCGACCTTTAGCTAACTTTGCTCAAGCACAGTTGTATATTGACAGAGTAGTTGCCCTAGACTTAGAAAATCACAAAGTTCTTTGTGCTAACGGACTTGTGGTAGATTTTGATGTGCTGTCTATTGATATTGGCAGCACTCCGGCCACAGTGTCTGTATCAGGTGCAGCAGAATATGCGATCGCAGCTAAACCAGTATCGCAGCTATTGGAACATTGGTATGAACTAATTGAAGCTGTAGGTGAAAATCCTCAAGAACCAATTAGGATTGCGATCGTGGGTGGTGGTGCTGGCGGTGTAGAATTGGCGCTGTCGATGCAATCTCATTTACATCGCATTTTACTTCAAACTCAACAAGCAATTCAAAATCTGGAAGTTCATTTATTCCAGCGTGGCACGGAACTGATGCCCAATTACCATTCATCAGTACGCCATCAAATTCAGCAAATTTTAACCGCGCGAGGTATTAAACTACATCTTGGAGAAACTGTGTGTAAAGTTGCACCTACACCACACAGGGAAACTAAAGAAATATTTGAAATTAAATGCGAATCTGGCTTGACAGTAGAGTGTAATAAAATTTTTTGGGTAACACAAGCATCAGCACCCGAATGGTTAAAAAGCGCTGGACTAGAAACTGATGAGCAAGGCTTTATCTTGGTAGAAGATACATTGCAATCTCAAACGCATCCGCAGGTATTTGCTGCTGGTGATATTGCCACAATGGTAAATCATCCGCGTCCAAAAGCTGGGGTATTTGCTGTTAGGCAAGGTAAACCTTTATTTGAGAATTTGCAGCGAATTTTATTAGGTAAGTCGCTCAAACCCTATAGACCACAGAAACAATATTTGAGTTTAATTGGTACAGGAGACGAACGAGCCATAGCCACACGAGGTATCATTACCTTACCACCTCACAAACTCTTATGGCGTTACAAAGATTGGATTGACCGCCGCTTTATGGAACGCTTTCACTTTGAAAAAAAGAGTGATATTATGTCCGTTTGA
- a CDS encoding pentapeptide repeat-containing protein — MLTVIINAFQGIKNILPTNNSQLSKICLRIHAFQIKVSQNQQQLPKERLRIAIEQLGNKTIETSLAVINDLEQIAQNHPQYHWIIMDILTTFVRENAPNMPQEKVTSNLSTKVRVDIQAALTVIARRDINKDPENEQLDLSHTDMRGANLNKANLKQTNLYQANLAEANLTQANLAGAILSAANLEGTNLYLANLEGAILSAASLKGANLFGANLQCASLYLAGLHGAVLNDAIFDGANLREAKFSE, encoded by the coding sequence ATGTTAACAGTAATTATTAATGCTTTTCAGGGCATAAAAAATATTTTACCGACAAATAACAGTCAGCTATCAAAAATATGTCTGAGGATACATGCTTTTCAGATAAAAGTTAGCCAAAACCAGCAACAGTTGCCAAAAGAACGTTTAAGAATAGCAATTGAACAACTAGGGAATAAGACAATAGAAACCAGTCTAGCTGTAATTAATGATTTAGAGCAAATTGCCCAAAATCATCCACAGTACCACTGGATAATTATGGACATTCTTACTACTTTTGTACGAGAAAATGCTCCTAACATGCCCCAAGAGAAAGTAACGAGCAACCTGTCAACAAAAGTTCGTGTAGATATTCAAGCAGCCCTTACCGTTATCGCTAGAAGAGATATAAACAAAGACCCAGAGAATGAGCAACTTGATTTGAGTCACACCGACATGAGAGGAGCAAATCTGAATAAGGCGAACCTAAAACAGACAAATCTCTATCAAGCTAATCTTGCTGAAGCTAACCTCACACAAGCTAATCTCGCGGGAGCAATTCTCAGTGCAGCTAACCTAGAAGGTACTAACTTATATTTAGCTAACCTAGAAGGAGCAATCCTCAGTGCAGCTAGTCTAAAAGGAGCCAACCTTTTTGGAGCTAACCTCCAGTGTGCAAGCTTATATCTCGCTGGGCTGCATGGAGCAGTTCTCAATGATGCCATATTCGATGGGGCAAACCTCAGAGAAGCCAAATTCTCTGAGTAA
- a CDS encoding type II toxin-antitoxin system VapC family toxin, which yields MGQLMLPTGGSIYIDTSVAIYTIEGNPDYYSLLQPLWSKFYAGEIQIISSELILMEVLVVPLRNGNNFLVTDYQELLLSSQVQLISISQLILRQAANLRATSKLKTPDAIHAATALSVNCNQFITNDKGFDNVPGLPVVILSEVLAS from the coding sequence ATGGGACAGCTAATGCTTCCAACAGGTGGCTCTATTTATATAGATACTTCGGTGGCTATTTATACGATTGAAGGCAACCCTGATTATTACTCTCTTCTGCAACCACTATGGTCTAAGTTTTATGCAGGAGAAATTCAAATCATCAGTAGTGAACTAATATTAATGGAGGTTTTAGTTGTTCCATTGCGTAATGGTAATAATTTTTTAGTAACAGATTATCAAGAACTATTATTATCATCTCAAGTACAATTAATTTCTATTAGTCAATTAATCCTACGACAAGCTGCGAATCTTCGGGCTACAAGTAAACTCAAAACACCTGATGCTATTCATGCTGCAACAGCTTTATCTGTTAATTGTAACCAATTTATTACTAACGATAAAGGCTTTGATAATGTTCCTGGTTTACCTGTTGTTATCCTCAGTGAAGTTTTAGCATCTTGA
- a CDS encoding CPXCG motif-containing cysteine-rich protein gives MQNTAEYYCAYCGEPNLTFIDLSAGGQQSYVEDCQVCCNPNILYVRVDEDTLDIEIDTESES, from the coding sequence ATGCAAAACACAGCCGAGTATTACTGCGCCTATTGCGGCGAACCGAACTTAACTTTTATTGACTTGAGTGCTGGAGGACAGCAATCCTACGTTGAAGATTGTCAAGTTTGCTGTAACCCAAATATTTTGTATGTGCGGGTTGATGAAGATACCCTAGATATCGAGATTGATACAGAATCCGAAAGTTGA
- a CDS encoding chlorophyll a/b-binding protein: MALYPSDKTETAYNGKDRNAGDLGITPQSELWNGRLAMIGFLAYLLWDLKGYSVLRDVLHLVS, encoded by the coding sequence ATGGCACTTTATCCTAGTGATAAAACTGAAACTGCATATAATGGCAAAGACCGCAATGCTGGTGATCTTGGGATAACTCCTCAGTCTGAACTTTGGAATGGTCGCTTGGCTATGATCGGTTTTCTAGCTTACCTACTTTGGGATCTCAAGGGTTATAGCGTATTGCGGGACGTACTTCACCTCGTTTCCTAA
- the crtW gene encoding beta-carotene ketolase CrtW yields MIQLEQPPSHQIKRTPVVKSKSQFKGLFIAIVIVSAWVISLSILLSLDISKLKFWMLLPVILWQTFLYTGLFITSHDAMHGVVFPQNPKINHFIGTLTLSLYGLLPYQKLLKKHWLHHHNPASKIDPDFHNGKHQNFFAWYFHFMKGYWSWGQIIALTIIYNFAKYILHIPTDNLTYFWALPSLLSSLQLFYFGTFLPHREPMGGYVQPHCAQTISRPIWWSFITCYHFGYHEEHHQYPNVCWWQLPEIYKVK; encoded by the coding sequence GTGATCCAGTTAGAACAACCACCCAGTCATCAAATAAAACGGACTCCAGTAGTGAAAAGTAAATCTCAGTTTAAAGGGCTTTTCATTGCTATTGTCATTGTTAGCGCATGGGTTATTAGCCTGAGTATATTACTTTCACTTGACATCTCCAAGCTGAAATTTTGGATGTTATTGCCTGTTATATTATGGCAGACATTTTTATATACGGGATTATTTATTACATCTCATGATGCCATGCATGGCGTAGTATTTCCCCAGAATCCTAAGATTAATCATTTTATTGGAACATTGACCTTATCTCTTTATGGTCTTTTACCATATCAAAAACTACTGAAAAAGCATTGGTTGCACCACCATAATCCAGCAAGTAAAATAGACCCGGATTTTCATAATGGTAAACACCAAAATTTCTTTGCTTGGTATTTTCATTTTATGAAAGGTTACTGGAGTTGGGGACAAATAATTGCGCTGACTATTATTTATAACTTTGCTAAATACATACTCCATATACCAACTGATAATCTAACTTACTTTTGGGCGCTACCCTCGCTTTTAAGTTCATTACAATTGTTCTATTTCGGTACTTTTTTACCTCACCGTGAACCAATGGGAGGTTATGTACAGCCTCATTGTGCCCAAACAATTAGCCGTCCTATTTGGTGGTCATTTATCACATGCTATCATTTTGGCTACCACGAAGAACATCACCAATATCCCAATGTTTGTTGGTGGCAGTTACCAGAAATTTACAAAGTAAAATAG
- the cofG gene encoding 7,8-didemethyl-8-hydroxy-5-deazariboflavin synthase subunit CofG, translating to MPINNSRLVTYSPAYTIVPTYECFNRCSYCNFRSEPGKSPWMSISDAVNILKPLQSQNVCEILILSGEVHPHSPRRQGWFGRIYDLCELAFSMGFLPHTNAGPLSFEEMQKLKRVNVSMGLMLEQLTPTLLNSVHRHAPSKLPDVRLQQLQWAGELQIPFTTGLLLGIGETVNDWWETLEAISNLHQCYHHIQEVILQPHSPGHQQTFDAPPFNPHKLPEVIAKARQILPSDITIQIPPNLVKDDCWLLACIEAGARDLGGIGPKDEVNPDYPHVQEQALREILQPAGWELVSRLPVYPQFDSWLSGELQTAVKHWRKTLTPVSLLSEYGSRDFPIS from the coding sequence ATGCCAATTAATAATTCTCGTCTTGTCACCTACAGCCCTGCTTATACAATCGTTCCTACTTACGAATGCTTTAATCGCTGTAGTTACTGCAACTTTCGCAGCGAACCGGGTAAAAGTCCCTGGATGAGTATTTCAGATGCAGTAAATATTTTAAAGCCACTTCAAAGCCAAAATGTCTGTGAAATCCTCATCCTCAGTGGTGAAGTGCATCCCCATTCGCCAAGGCGTCAGGGGTGGTTTGGGCGGATTTATGATTTGTGCGAGTTAGCGTTTTCAATGGGGTTTTTACCGCATACAAATGCAGGTCCCCTGAGTTTTGAGGAAATGCAAAAGCTCAAGCGTGTAAATGTATCGATGGGGCTGATGTTGGAACAGTTAACGCCAACATTGTTAAATAGTGTACATCGGCATGCACCGAGTAAATTACCAGATGTTCGTTTACAACAATTGCAATGGGCGGGAGAGTTGCAAATTCCCTTTACAACGGGGTTACTGTTGGGAATTGGGGAAACTGTAAATGATTGGTGGGAAACGTTGGAAGCTATATCTAACTTGCACCAATGTTACCATCATATTCAAGAAGTTATCCTGCAACCTCATAGTCCTGGACATCAGCAAACTTTTGATGCACCACCTTTTAACCCTCATAAATTACCAGAAGTAATTGCTAAAGCGCGTCAGATTTTACCGTCAGATATTACTATTCAAATTCCGCCGAATTTAGTTAAAGATGACTGCTGGTTACTCGCTTGTATCGAAGCTGGTGCGCGAGACTTGGGCGGAATTGGGCCAAAAGATGAAGTTAATCCTGATTATCCTCATGTTCAAGAACAAGCATTAAGAGAAATTTTACAACCTGCGGGGTGGGAATTGGTGTCTCGTTTGCCAGTTTATCCGCAATTTGATAGCTGGTTGTCGGGAGAATTACAAACAGCAGTGAAACATTGGCGAAAAACTCTAACCCCAGTTTCTCTTTTGTCAGAATACGGAAGTAGAGATTTTCCCATCTCATAG
- a CDS encoding pentapeptide repeat-containing protein, with protein MSSKKTDALLNWLITITVIFGFSLTVIFFALSSIKELSIQEKIQYRNQALTTTAIVFLASAAMFNTYYAAKRAQAMQKNAIASEKNLEIGIQNAKVNQDRLISERFMGAIAQLGHEKVETRTGAIYALERVAQDFSKEHWTIMEILTAFVRENAPIQQVRVEQQNPEYQEAAYSGRRRGGSRPTRQLEQNLHEEFPKIRTDIQAALTVIGRRNLLEDPKDQKLDLRNIDIRRADLLGVNLQQADLRGSDLSGSDLRGGDLSEADLNGAKLVRSILYETKLLRASLCGANLCWANLNRANLSGANMRSANLSGASLRVANLQGANLYKANLQQATLKMADLSGAKLFLANLQGAKLGKANLYMTGLIGANLSGANLNGANLSGANLNAAKLHQTEVYFANLSEASLTEADLYQANLIGANLYRATFYQANLTQANLMGANFSEADLSDVKLEGTILTGAKNLELQQIEKALGDRTTRLPDYIEAPTDWRQSS; from the coding sequence ATGTCTTCTAAAAAGACAGACGCTCTTTTGAATTGGTTGATAACCATAACAGTTATATTTGGCTTCTCATTGACTGTAATTTTTTTCGCGTTGTCTAGTATAAAAGAATTGTCAATTCAGGAAAAAATTCAGTATAGAAACCAAGCATTGACAACTACTGCAATAGTTTTTCTCGCATCGGCAGCAATGTTTAATACTTATTATGCAGCAAAGCGGGCCCAAGCGATGCAGAAAAATGCGATCGCATCTGAGAAAAACCTGGAAATTGGCATTCAAAATGCAAAAGTTAATCAAGATAGATTGATTTCAGAGCGTTTTATGGGGGCAATTGCCCAGCTTGGTCATGAAAAAGTTGAAACCCGGACAGGTGCAATTTATGCATTAGAAAGAGTTGCTCAGGATTTTTCTAAAGAACACTGGACAATCATGGAAATTCTCACTGCCTTTGTGCGAGAGAATGCACCTATCCAGCAGGTGAGGGTAGAGCAACAAAACCCAGAATATCAAGAAGCAGCTTACTCAGGTAGGCGTAGAGGTGGGTCGCGTCCGACACGACAGTTAGAGCAAAACCTCCATGAAGAATTCCCAAAAATCCGCACTGATATTCAAGCAGCCTTAACTGTCATCGGCAGACGTAATTTACTCGAAGACCCAAAAGATCAGAAACTTGATTTACGCAATATCGACATTAGAAGGGCAGACCTGCTAGGAGTTAATCTGCAACAAGCAGACTTACGTGGTTCTGACCTGAGTGGGTCTGACTTGCGGGGAGGCGACTTGAGTGAGGCTGACCTGAACGGCGCTAAACTCGTTAGGTCTATTCTTTATGAAACCAAATTACTAAGAGCTAGCCTTTGTGGAGCAAACCTCTGTTGGGCTAATCTCAACCGTGCTAATCTCAGTGGGGCAAACATGCGTTCAGCCAACCTCTCTGGAGCAAGTCTGCGTGTAGCTAATCTGCAAGGAGCAAACCTCTATAAAGCTAACTTACAACAAGCAACCTTAAAAATGGCCGACCTCTCAGGGGCAAAGCTATTTTTAGCTAACTTGCAAGGAGCAAAATTGGGTAAAGCCAATCTGTACATGACGGGTTTGATTGGTGCCAACCTCTCAGGGGCTAACTTAAATGGTGCCAACCTTTCTGGGGCTAACTTGAATGCAGCTAAACTCCACCAAACAGAAGTCTATTTTGCCAACCTCTCAGAAGCCAGTTTAACGGAAGCTGACCTTTATCAAGCAAACCTCATCGGAGCTAACCTGTATAGGGCGACATTTTATCAAGCTAACTTGACTCAGGCAAACCTCATGGGAGCTAACTTTTCAGAAGCTGACCTGAGTGATGTCAAACTGGAAGGGACAATTTTAACAGGGGCGAAAAACTTAGAGTTACAGCAGATTGAAAAAGCACTTGGCGATCGCACCACTCGTCTACCTGATTATATAGAAGCACCGACAGATTGGCGACAATCAAGTTGA
- a CDS encoding tetratricopeptide repeat protein: MNAEELLNQGLNHNFQGNCQGAIAAYTEAIKLNPNYAEAYHNRGIILSGQLKDYRSAIADFNRAIEINPNFATAYYHRGNARYFLADYEGAIADHNQALQIDPNLAQSYHSRGNAYFALEKYDKAIADYIQTIETSTQLADNINIDIANAYHNRGVACFESGDHQGAIADFQQALQWHPNFAAAYSNRGNIHHILGNFHEAIADHNRALQLDPNLAEAYHNRGNAYYSLAEYQSAIADYNRALEINPRFAGAYYNRGLVLAHLKEYHQAIEDFNQALKFNPDDVQAYSERGLVRSTLGDYEGAIADYDKALQENPTLALVYGFRANARRRLGDYQGAIEDSNRLLQLNPSLAEGYCDRAAARRSLGDHKGAIKDYDRALQINDNLAAAYYGRGIAREALQDLQGAIDDNTQAIELVPEFSQAYCNRGNARRLLGDEKGAIADYNQALKINPDLIEAYYNRGSTHYALEEYESAIADYTQALQINPQSAAFYSDRANARYALEDYQGAIEDYSRAIAIDPSFAEDWYNRGRSRSLLGDLQGALTDLNLALQRQPHWASAYILRADVYRNLGDSQRAIADFQKSADLYYQEGNIQYYQQIMELIEQLQ; encoded by the coding sequence ATGAATGCTGAAGAATTATTAAACCAAGGATTAAACCACAATTTCCAAGGGAATTGTCAAGGGGCAATCGCAGCTTACACCGAAGCAATCAAGCTCAATCCTAACTATGCCGAAGCTTACCATAATCGAGGGATTATTCTAAGTGGTCAACTCAAAGATTATCGCAGTGCGATCGCAGATTTTAATCGCGCTATAGAAATCAATCCCAATTTTGCCACAGCCTATTATCACCGAGGTAATGCACGTTACTTTTTAGCCGATTACGAAGGAGCGATCGCCGATCATAACCAAGCATTACAAATCGATCCCAATCTCGCCCAATCTTACCACAGCCGGGGTAATGCTTACTTTGCCTTAGAAAAATACGACAAAGCGATCGCTGATTATATCCAAACAATTGAAACCAGTACCCAGTTAGCTGATAATATCAATATTGATATTGCCAATGCTTATCATAATCGAGGTGTAGCTTGTTTTGAAAGCGGCGATCATCAAGGAGCGATCGCTGATTTTCAGCAAGCTTTACAGTGGCATCCCAATTTTGCCGCAGCTTACAGCAATCGGGGTAATATTCACCATATCTTAGGAAATTTTCACGAAGCGATCGCTGACCACAACCGAGCATTACAATTAGATCCTAACTTGGCAGAGGCTTATCATAATCGAGGTAATGCCTACTACTCTTTAGCAGAGTATCAAAGTGCGATCGCAGATTACAACCGCGCCCTAGAAATCAATCCCAGGTTTGCCGGAGCATATTACAATCGGGGTCTGGTTCTTGCTCATCTCAAAGAATATCATCAAGCAATTGAGGATTTTAACCAAGCGCTAAAGTTCAATCCTGATGATGTCCAAGCCTATTCTGAACGGGGTCTTGTCCGTAGTACTCTTGGGGATTATGAAGGTGCGATCGCAGATTATGACAAAGCTTTACAAGAAAATCCGACTCTAGCTTTAGTATACGGCTTTCGGGCGAACGCTCGTCGCCGCCTGGGAGATTATCAAGGCGCAATTGAAGATAGTAATCGCCTATTACAACTCAATCCTAGTTTAGCTGAAGGATATTGCGATCGCGCGGCGGCTCGTCGTTCTTTAGGAGATCATAAAGGAGCAATTAAAGATTACGATCGGGCATTACAGATTAATGATAACTTAGCCGCAGCTTATTACGGTCGGGGTATTGCCCGTGAAGCCCTGCAAGATTTACAGGGAGCAATTGATGATAACACCCAAGCAATAGAGCTTGTTCCTGAATTTTCTCAAGCGTACTGCAATCGAGGAAATGCTCGTCGTCTTTTGGGGGATGAAAAGGGAGCGATCGCAGATTATAATCAAGCATTGAAAATTAATCCCGATTTAATTGAAGCATATTACAACCGAGGTTCTACCCATTATGCTTTAGAAGAATATGAAAGTGCGATCGCGGATTACACTCAAGCTTTGCAAATAAATCCCCAATCTGCTGCATTTTACAGCGATCGCGCTAATGCCCGCTATGCTCTAGAAGATTATCAAGGGGCAATAGAAGATTACAGTCGTGCGATCGCGATCGACCCCAGCTTTGCTGAAGACTGGTACAATCGGGGTCGTAGCCGTTCTCTATTGGGAGACTTGCAAGGAGCGCTTACAGACTTGAACCTCGCTCTACAGCGTCAGCCTCATTGGGCTTCAGCTTACATCCTTCGGGCAGATGTCTACCGAAATCTGGGTGATTCTCAAAGAGCAATTGCCGATTTCCAGAAATCCGCAGACTTGTATTACCAAGAAGGAAATATCCAGTATTATCAACAAATTATGGAGCTAATTGAACAGCTTCAATAA